Genomic window (Roseivirga sp. 4D4):
TTTTTCAATGTCTTTGAAGTAAAGTATTCGGTGGCCAAGGATACGTTTAGGTTCGACATTGTTTTCAAGCCCCATCCAGGTGAAGCCTACATGCATCTCATCGAGCAACTGTGCCGTAAGTTTTCCTTTGACATCAGTCCCCCATAAAACCAGTGGATGATCACCCAAATCGTTTTCAACGAAGTGCCTGATTTTTAATTTAAAGAAGTATTGCTGATTATAGTGATCTGAATTACGGGACGTTCGGTGAGGATGCTCCCGCCAGTGAAGTGTCACTGTCTCTAAGCCACGGACTGTGAAGCCATGTCTGTACCAATTCAATACCAAGTCATAATCTTCAGGATATGTCATGGAGGCAAAAGCATCCATGTCAATCAATTCTTCGCGTCTCAGCATCCAATTTGGTGAGGCAATGACGCACTCTCTATAAATCCAATTCCAATGGTCTTGCTGATCTATGCGATCGTTAAGCCAGACCTCATACACCTGATAGCCTTTGGAGATAGGTTGTGAACCGAAATACTCTACTTTGCCTGTAACGATCGTCTTAGGAGGGGTGTTGTCAAGGGCACTGACCATTTCTTGGAGTCGCCCTTCAGGCATCATATCATCTCCGTCAAATCTTGTTACATACTCACCATGGGCTTTATCTAAAGCGAGTCTTAATGCTGGAATAATGCCTGTTCCTTGATTTGGGTATATATGGATTCTTGAATCCTCTCTTTGGAAGCTCGCCAGAACCTTGTCCGTTTGGTCGGTTGAATGATCATCGACAACGAGTAATTCCCAATCAGTGAAAGACTGCCCCTGAATGGATTGAATACAGTCATGAATGTAGGGTACTACATTTTTAACTGGCATAATAATGCTGACTTTCGCCCGCATTATCTGCTTTTCATTGTGCCAATGTAATAATTGGGATCAACTTCAAGGCTTTCTCCAGCGA
Coding sequences:
- a CDS encoding glycosyltransferase family 2 protein, whose protein sequence is MRAKVSIIMPVKNVVPYIHDCIQSIQGQSFTDWELLVVDDHSTDQTDKVLASFQREDSRIHIYPNQGTGIIPALRLALDKAHGEYVTRFDGDDMMPEGRLQEMVSALDNTPPKTIVTGKVEYFGSQPISKGYQVYEVWLNDRIDQQDHWNWIYRECVIASPNWMLRREELIDMDAFASMTYPEDYDLVLNWYRHGFTVRGLETVTLHWREHPHRTSRNSDHYNQQYFFKLKIRHFVENDLGDHPLVLWGTDVKGKLTAQLLDEMHVGFTWMGLENNVEPKRILGHRILYFKDIEKITNPKLLLSIYPSENQRLPLESYLSDFQLNIGRDYWYL